In the Osmerus eperlanus chromosome 27, fOsmEpe2.1, whole genome shotgun sequence genome, one interval contains:
- the zgc:56585 gene encoding 15-hydroxyprostaglandin dehydrogenase [NAD(+)] translates to MALKGKVALVTGAAQGLGRGFADILLKNGAKVALLDVNEQGGKALKAEFDELYGAERTLFVTCNVESEEQLKVAFQRTVNTLGRVDVVCNNAGIINERDWEKTVAVNLCGVVRGTYLALEHMKKTSGGHGGVIVNVASMAGLGPMVSAPIYTATKHGVVGFSRAIAGASEASGYGVRINVLCPGFTQTDILTSLDSVERSGQFSHLRKATKTLLQQHGVLEVSDVAKSFLELATDDSKNGAVLLVQTSGASYVTFPIANPPSAP, encoded by the exons ATGGCATTGAAAGGCAAAGTAGCGTTGGTAACCGGCGCGGCGCAAGGGTTAGGACGAGGTTTTGCCGACATTCTTCTGAAAAATGGAGCAAAG GTTGCGCTTTTGGATGTAAACGAACAAGGCGGCAAGGCGTTGAAGGCAGAATTTGATGAGCTGTATGGAGCGGAACGAACTCTTTTTGTGACATGCAACGTTGAATCAGAGGAACAGTTGAAAG TTGCCTTTCAGAGAACCGTGAACACGCTGGGACGAGTTGATGTCGTTTGTAACAACGCCGGCATTATCaatgagagagactgggagaaaaCGGTGGCGGTGAACCTG TGCGGCGTGGTGCGGGGGACCTACCTGGCGTTGGAACACATGAAGAAGACCTCAGGAGGACATGGGGGAGTTATAGTCAACGTGGCGTCGATGGCAG gtcTGGGACCTATGGTTTCTGCTCCCATCTACACAGCCACCAAGCATGGGGTGGTTGGCTTCAGTAGAGCCATAGCG ggGGCCTCGGAGGCGTCCGGCTACGGTGTCCGGATCAACGTCCTGTGCCCGGGGTTCACCCAGACGGATATCCTGACCTCCCTCGACTCTGTGGAACGTTCTGGACAGTTCTCTCACCTCCGCAAGGCCACCAAAACACTGCTGCAGCAGCATGGTGTTCTGGA gGTGTCAGATGTAGCTAAGAGCTTCCTGGAGCTGGCGACTGACGACAGCAAGAATGGGGCGGTTCTCCTGGTTCAGACCAGTGGGGCCTCCTATGTCACCTTCCCCATTGCCAACCCCCCCAGTGCCCCCTGA